One part of the Musa acuminata AAA Group cultivar baxijiao chromosome BXJ1-5, Cavendish_Baxijiao_AAA, whole genome shotgun sequence genome encodes these proteins:
- the LOC135675038 gene encoding uncharacterized protein LOC135675038 produces MTRSSDSLVASTADQLSGIMRTLETMAQVMQQQQQPVQQGNNDWTETSNQTGLGIGHFKKLSPPSFSGESDPMVAERWMMQIEKIFDALSYADERKVFLATFMLEGEAEHWWRMIKRMSEIKHEPMTWKLFQEKFNDKYFSDCMREQKELEFLNLIQGSMTVTKYESKFTELSKFATHMTDDESRKARRFERGLRPAIRSRMSALKLQTYADTVERALKIERDMEEIQEIIGKDKRDKFTGKSRRENEYEASNKRFKTSGFEKRKPLGRTQLCAKCGLNHETSRCFRVTGACFGCGKLGHQIRDCPLNRKKEPLSPRPSVHARVYAITEQDSKASKLVVEGILHVSKRNAKVLFDPGSNLSFVSQYFACHLDILPKPLDYMLYVTTAVGDSLATNLVYPSCLISIGDHELLSYCKLSNLSYCKCLDLSLPQFYRYICFEYEEL; encoded by the coding sequence atgacgagatcatctgattctcttgttgcatctactgctgatcaattgagtggtattatgcggactttggagactatggcacaagtgatgcaacaacaacaacaacctgtccaacaaggaaataatgattggacagagacatcaaaccagacggggttgggaattggacattttaagaagcttagtcctcctagtttcagtggtgagtctgatccaatggtggcggaacgatggatgatgcagatagagaaaatatttgatgccttaagttacgctgatgaacgaaaggtttttcttgccacctttatgctggaaggagaagctgaacactggtggagaatgattaagaggatgtctgaaatcaaacatgagccaatgacttggaagttattccaagaaaagtttaacgacaaatatttttcagattgcatgagagagcaaaaagaattggagttcttgaatcttatccagggaagtatgacggttacaaagtatgaatctaaattcactgagctctccaagtttgccacacatatgactgatgatgaatctagaaaggcaagaaggtttgaaaggggattgcggccagcaataagaagccgaatgtcagctttaaaattacaaacatatgctgatacggtggaaagagctttgaaaattgaaagagacatggaggaaattcaagaaatcattggcaaggacaaaagggacaaatttactggcaaaagcaggagagaaaatgaatatgaagctagtaacaagaggtttaagacatctggatttgagaaaaggaaaccattggggagaactcaattatgtgcaaaatgcggattaaatcatgaaacaagtcggtgttttcgggtgactggagcatgttttggttgtggaaagctaggtcatcaaataagagattgcccactgaacaggaagaaagagccactgtctcctagaccctcagtccatgctagagtgtacgctatcactgaacaagattctaaagcttctaaattagtggtggaaggtattcttcatgtttctaaaagaaatgcaaaagttttgtttgatcccggctccaacttatcttttgtttcacaatactttgcttgtcacttggatattctacctaaacccctggattatatgttatatgtaacaactgctgttggagattcattggcaacaaacttggtctacccatcttgtttgatctctattggagaccacgaactcctttcctattgcaagctttctaatctttcctattgcaagtgtcttgatctttccttaccgcaattttaccgttacatttgttttgaatatgaggaactttga